In Nocardia sputorum, a single genomic region encodes these proteins:
- a CDS encoding NAD(P)H-dependent flavin oxidoreductase, with translation MLRTRFTEKFGVEHPIVQGGMMWVGRAELVAAVANAGGLGFITALTQPTPDDLRREIARTRELTDKPFGVNVTILPSINPPPYAEYVQAIIDSGVKIVETAGSNPEPFLPYYKDAGIKVLHKCTSVRHALKAERIGVDGVSIDGFECAGHPGEDDVPGLVLIPAAARELSIPMIASGGIADARGLVAALALGADGVNMGTRFLCTQESAIDQKVKEKIVANSERDTQLIFRTMRNTARVADNEISRKVVEIEKAGGTFDDVRDLVAGARGRRVFEEGDLDAGIWSVGLCQGLIHDIPTCAELIGRMVTEAEELITARLADTVVVG, from the coding sequence CGATCGTGCAGGGCGGCATGATGTGGGTCGGGCGGGCCGAGCTCGTCGCGGCCGTCGCCAACGCGGGCGGGCTCGGCTTCATCACGGCCCTGACCCAGCCGACCCCGGACGACCTGCGCCGCGAGATCGCGCGCACCAGGGAGCTGACCGACAAGCCGTTCGGCGTGAACGTCACCATCCTGCCCTCGATCAACCCGCCGCCCTACGCGGAATACGTGCAGGCGATCATCGACAGCGGCGTCAAGATCGTCGAGACGGCGGGCAGCAACCCGGAGCCGTTCCTGCCCTACTACAAGGACGCCGGCATCAAGGTGCTGCACAAGTGCACCAGCGTGCGGCACGCGCTGAAAGCCGAGCGGATCGGCGTGGACGGGGTCAGCATCGACGGCTTCGAGTGCGCGGGCCATCCCGGTGAGGACGACGTGCCCGGCCTCGTGCTCATCCCGGCCGCCGCCCGCGAACTGAGCATCCCGATGATCGCCTCCGGCGGCATCGCCGACGCGCGGGGCCTGGTCGCCGCGCTCGCCCTCGGGGCGGACGGCGTCAACATGGGCACCCGGTTCCTGTGCACCCAGGAGTCCGCGATCGATCAGAAGGTCAAGGAGAAGATCGTCGCGAACTCCGAGCGCGACACCCAGCTCATCTTCCGCACCATGCGCAATACCGCGCGGGTGGCCGACAACGAGATCAGCCGCAAGGTCGTCGAGATCGAGAAGGCCGGCGGCACCTTCGACGACGTGCGGGATCTGGTCGCGGGAGCGCGCGGCCGCCGCGTGTTCGAGGAAGGCGACCTGGACGCGGGCATCTGGTCGGTCGGCCTGTGCCAGGGTCTGATCCACGACATCCCGACCTGCGCCGAGCTGATCGGCCGGATGGTCACCGAGGCCGAGGAGCTGATCACGGCCCGGCTCGCCGACACCGTGGTGGTCGGCTGA
- a CDS encoding MBL fold metallo-hydrolase, which translates to MTEPDSGAATRAERTPTLPVLLRCCAALAATPGRLLRPRRPDKELLANLEVLPPPAASATVRLTVLTQATMSAPTTIVAEGVRSLREMRLSMAAFLVEHPKARFLIDPALCAGVHDRVLPELPFPVPLLVAPDKPVLGLSDALAAHDVAGEDIDFVVPTHLHWDHVSGLLELPASVEIRLPAAEYDWALGGPHAPAGVARGPLRGRDFDRFELDGPPVLTFPRSKDLFGDGSVLLVDLAGHTPGSIGVLLAVDDGSRVLFAGDAVWSKLQVDLLREKAPMPGKLFDADRDAAFATIHRLHALPDGIELIASHDYAAVTARAAK; encoded by the coding sequence GTGACCGAACCGGACAGCGGTGCCGCCACCCGTGCCGAGCGCACGCCCACTCTGCCCGTCCTGCTGCGCTGCTGCGCCGCCTTGGCGGCCACGCCGGGCCGCTTGTTGCGGCCGCGCCGCCCCGACAAGGAGCTCCTGGCGAATCTCGAGGTGCTGCCGCCGCCGGCCGCGAGCGCGACCGTCCGGCTGACCGTGCTGACCCAGGCCACCATGTCCGCGCCGACCACCATCGTGGCCGAGGGTGTGCGCAGCCTGCGGGAGATGCGGCTGTCGATGGCGGCGTTCCTGGTCGAGCATCCGAAGGCGCGCTTCCTGATCGATCCCGCCCTGTGCGCGGGCGTGCACGATCGCGTGCTGCCCGAACTGCCGTTCCCCGTTCCGCTGCTCGTCGCGCCGGACAAGCCGGTGCTCGGCCTGTCCGACGCGCTCGCCGCGCACGATGTCGCGGGCGAGGACATCGATTTCGTGGTGCCGACCCACCTGCACTGGGACCATGTATCCGGCCTGCTGGAGTTGCCCGCCTCGGTCGAGATCCGCCTGCCCGCCGCGGAATACGACTGGGCGCTCGGCGGTCCGCACGCTCCGGCCGGCGTGGCGCGTGGCCCGCTGCGAGGGCGCGACTTCGACCGCTTCGAGCTGGACGGACCGCCGGTGCTGACCTTCCCGCGCAGCAAGGACCTGTTCGGCGACGGGTCGGTGCTGCTGGTCGATCTCGCGGGCCACACGCCGGGCAGCATCGGCGTGCTGCTCGCGGTGGACGACGGCAGCCGTGTGCTGTTCGCGGGCGACGCCGTCTGGAGCAAGTTGCAGGTCGACCTCCTGCGGGAGAAAGCGCCGATGCCGGGCAAGTTGTTCGACGCCGACCGCGACGCCGCCTTCGCCACGATCCACCGTCTGCACGCGCTGCCCGACGGCATCGAACTCATCGCGAGCCACGACTACGCCGCCGTCACCGCCCGCGCGGCCAAGTGA